The Anaerolineae bacterium genome contains the following window.
CCTTTCTGGGATGCCTGCTCCACATGAATAGTAGCATTAATAGTTACAAGCTCTCCCTTTTTTTTTGTTACAAAAGAATCTATTGTAACTGCTGTAGAATAAGGTATTTCCTGACCTGTTAGACGGAAAATCTTTTCCCGAATCATTTCTGCGGCAATAAACCGCTGCGGCATATCTGTTAAAGTATCTTCCGGAAAAAAAGGCGGGCCCTCCGGCAAAAGGCTTTCCATAAAATCAAGAAGCGCTTCAACCTGATCTCCGCGTTTTGCTGAAACAGGCACTATAGCCTCAAAAGCATGTGCTTTTGACCATTTGTCTATGACGGCAAGAAGCATGGATTTATCCACAAGGTCTATCTTATTAAGCACAAGGATAACCCTTGTTTGCTTTTTTTTAAGCTGCTTAACAATAAAGTCCTCTGAAATTGGGTCCCGATTCGACACATCCACTAATACAAGCACTATATCAACATCGCCTAAGGATGAAAGGGCTACATCCACGATTCTGACGTTCAGCTTTCCTTTTGCCATGTGCATGCCCGGTGTATCGATAAAAACAATCTGCGAGCAGGGCCTGTGCACAACCCCGATTATCCGGTTACGTGTAGTCTGGGGCTTTTTTGATGTTATGGAAACCTTTTCGCCAAGCATCTGGTTTAAAAGGGTGGATTTTCCCGCGTTAGGAGCGCCTACAATTGCTACAAACCCGGATTTAAAGTCATCAGGGCTATTATTTGTATTTTTCATTCTTCACTTTGCAAGGCGTTTACTTCACTTGGTTGTAAATTCCTCAATCCCTCAATCCTTATCAAACTCTTAATCGCATTCCAGATATCGATTTTCCCGAGACCTGTTTTTATAGAAAAAAGGATCAGATTATCTTTATCCACATTAAGTGTTTCCGCTATAATAATCTTCTGCTTTATCTGTTTTGTCTTTGAAAGCTTGTCCGCCTTTGTCAGTACCAGGATGGGTGGAATATCAAAGCTGTTGAGCCAGGCAATAAATTCCAGTTCTTTCATGCCCGGTGTGCGCCGAACATCCATGATCAGCACAACCCCTTTTAATGTCCTCCTGGTCAAAAGGTATGTTTCAATCATCGGGCCCCATTTTTTTTGCACGGATGCCGGGACCCTGGCATACCCGTATCCAGGGAGATCAACAAAACAAAAAGCGCTGTTTATTAAAAAAAAGTTGATAAGCTGGGTGCGCCCGGGTGTAGAGCTGGTTTTTACC
Protein-coding sequences here:
- the era gene encoding GTPase Era, with amino-acid sequence MKNTNNSPDDFKSGFVAIVGAPNAGKSTLLNQMLGEKVSITSKKPQTTRNRIIGVVHRPCSQIVFIDTPGMHMAKGKLNVRIVDVALSSLGDVDIVLVLVDVSNRDPISEDFIVKQLKKKQTRVILVLNKIDLVDKSMLLAVIDKWSKAHAFEAIVPVSAKRGDQVEALLDFMESLLPEGPPFFPEDTLTDMPQRFIAAEMIREKIFRLTGQEIPYSTAVTIDSFVTKKKGELVTINATIHVEQASQKGIIIGKGGSKLKTIGEQARKDIEKMVGSKVFLKLFVRVQKDWSKDTIALRNFGY
- the yihA gene encoding ribosome biogenesis GTP-binding protein YihA/YsxC → MKIKSAEFVKSAVEPSKYPAADFPEIAFSGRSNVGKSSLINTLLNRKHLVKTSSTPGRTQLINFFLINSAFCFVDLPGYGYARVPASVQKKWGPMIETYLLTRRTLKGVVLIMDVRRTPGMKELEFIAWLNSFDIPPILVLTKADKLSKTKQIKQKIIIAETLNVDKDNLILFSIKTGLGKIDIWNAIKSLIRIEGLRNLQPSEVNALQSEE